A stretch of the Amycolatopsis sp. BJA-103 genome encodes the following:
- a CDS encoding MFS transporter, translating to MTKRVKPWSALFALCLGFFMVMLDMTIVNTAVPSMVRELGTELTAVIWVTSVYLLAYAVPILPASRLGDRLGPKRVFVAGLVVFTGASLWCGLSGDVETLIAARAVQGLGAALMTPQTTAFITHLFPPDERGPALGAWGSVAGVAMITGPVLGGVLVDRFGWEWIFFANVPIGLLALALTAVHVPDWRPGNSHRFDVPGILLFGAGLVCLVFGIQNGRTHGWGYAGAGVLLLGAFVLWQRVNRREPLLPLRIFRNRDFSLGAATAVLVGFAMTSTLLVLAIYLQSVLGMSPTDAGLLTAPLALMSGAVAPFAGRLSDRTHPKYPLMFGLFSLCGGLCVLSLVIIPASSPAALIPGLLWCGLGVGFIFSPMSNVTINSVERSLVGSASGIFNTARQIGGVLGGAAVGLVLQARTSAPMAGRANEAADAVKTAFLLPMGVLILGLLCSAALRRSRREPRPIGQDGSPDRMTAAP from the coding sequence ATGACGAAGCGAGTCAAGCCCTGGTCCGCGCTTTTCGCGCTGTGCCTGGGTTTCTTCATGGTCATGCTGGACATGACCATCGTGAACACCGCGGTGCCGTCGATGGTGCGCGAACTCGGTACCGAACTGACCGCGGTGATCTGGGTGACCAGCGTGTACCTGCTCGCCTACGCCGTTCCGATCCTGCCCGCCAGCAGGCTGGGTGACCGGCTCGGTCCGAAACGCGTCTTCGTCGCCGGGCTCGTGGTGTTCACCGGGGCGTCCTTGTGGTGCGGGCTTTCCGGTGACGTGGAAACCCTGATCGCCGCCCGCGCGGTACAGGGTCTCGGCGCCGCGCTGATGACGCCGCAGACGACGGCCTTCATCACGCATCTGTTCCCGCCGGACGAACGCGGCCCGGCACTGGGGGCCTGGGGCAGTGTCGCGGGCGTCGCCATGATCACCGGTCCGGTGCTCGGCGGTGTGCTCGTCGACCGGTTCGGCTGGGAATGGATCTTCTTCGCGAACGTTCCGATCGGACTGCTCGCCCTGGCGCTCACCGCCGTCCACGTGCCCGACTGGAGACCGGGGAACTCGCACCGCTTCGACGTTCCCGGCATCCTGCTCTTCGGCGCGGGTCTCGTCTGCCTCGTCTTCGGAATCCAAAATGGACGGACTCACGGATGGGGGTACGCCGGGGCGGGAGTGCTCCTGCTGGGCGCTTTCGTCCTGTGGCAACGGGTCAACCGCCGCGAACCGCTGCTGCCGTTGCGGATCTTCCGCAACCGCGACTTTTCCCTGGGGGCCGCGACAGCGGTGCTGGTCGGGTTCGCGATGACCAGCACGCTCCTGGTGCTGGCCATCTACCTGCAGTCGGTGCTCGGCATGTCCCCGACCGACGCGGGCCTGCTCACCGCGCCGCTGGCCCTGATGTCCGGCGCCGTCGCGCCGTTCGCGGGACGGTTGTCGGACCGGACGCACCCCAAGTACCCGCTGATGTTCGGCCTGTTCTCGCTGTGCGGCGGCCTGTGCGTCCTCTCGCTGGTGATCATCCCGGCGAGTTCGCCCGCGGCGCTGATTCCCGGGCTGCTGTGGTGCGGTCTCGGTGTCGGCTTCATCTTCTCCCCGATGAGCAACGTGACCATCAACTCGGTCGAGCGGTCGCTGGTCGGCAGCGCGTCGGGCATCTTCAACACGGCGCGGCAGATCGGCGGGGTCCTCGGCGGCGCGGCCGTCGGTTTGGTGCTGCAGGCACGGACCAGTGCCCCGATGGCGGGCAGGGCGAACGAGGCCGCGGACGCGGTCAAGACCGCCTTCCTGCTCCCGATGGGCGTGCTGATCCTCGGGCTGCTGTGCTCGGCCGCCTTGCGCCGTTCCCGGCGGGAACCGCGGCCGATCGGGCAGGACGGATCGCCCGATCGGATGACCGCGGCCCCGTGA